Genomic window (Macaca thibetana thibetana isolate TM-01 chromosome 6, ASM2454274v1, whole genome shotgun sequence):
caggcatatcatgaggtcaggagattgagaccatcctggctaacatggtgagaccccatctctactaaaaatacaaaaaaaaaaaaaaaaaaaaaaattagccaggcatggtgacgggtgcctgtagttccagctactcgtgaggctaaggcaggagaatggcaagaacccgggaggcggagcttgcggtgagcagagatcgcaccactgcactccagcctgggggacagagggagactctgtctcaaaaaaaaaaaaaagacaaaatttcaacacatttaaatatctaatttttagTGATCTCATGATCAGGCAGCACACCATCTATAGAAAGTAGGGTGCTCTGCTGGGCAGGGCAGAACAGTAGGTTTTATAAGGTAGCTTGAGCAGGAACAAGGGAACAGAATAATACAAAAGTCAGATTGGTTAATGTCAGGTTACTTCAGGCTAGTTTCCTTGTAAAGGGTAAAAAACAGGGGACATCCTTATTACAGCAGCTCAGGTTGACTGGGCCCTGTTAGATTGGTTGCTGTGAATCTCTtgtgtttatattaaaaaaaaaaaaaaacaaaaaacaaagtctgTTTGGGGATTTTCCTGCTTCCTTGAagttttagtttaattacatgACACTTGGCagaagtgactccattttggttagTGACTCCATttctgttggggcctagtgcaggagctcagtctGAAATAGTGGcccccataattttttttttggtgtgtgtgtgagacggagtcgcccaggctggaatgcagtggcacaagcttagctcactgaacctccacctcccggattcaagcaattctcctgcctcagcctcctgagtagctaggattacaggtaccccccaccatgcccagctaatttttctatttttcatggatacagggtttcaccatgttggccaggctggtctcgaactcctgtcctcagttgatctgcccgcctcagcctcccaaagtgctgggattacaggtgtgagccactgcgcctggctgttttcttattttgatgtACCACCCCCTTGGATGAGCAGCTAAATATTTGGGCATCACCTCATGTTGCAGAGGCCTGGCCCCTGGGTGGGGGATTGTTACACAGTGTGCTTGGCTAAGCCCAAGCCAGCCAAGTGCCCTGGCTTGGGGGCTTTGTCAGAGATGCTGTCCCCAAACTTGCTGTGGCAGGAAGGCTGTCCATCTCCCAGCCCATGCTATGGACTGCAGTAGGCGGTCCCTTGCCCACATCCCTGGCAGTCCCTGCACACACCAACAGATTCCCAGGAGCAACCCGCCCTCAACTAATGGGAGAGGAGTTGTTGTCAGTACCCCAGCTTCCTCACTCTCCTGTGGGACTATTCCAAACATGCTCCACATGGTCTCTCGGGAGTCCCCGGGGGGCTGGCCCCAGTTGCCCACAGTAATCACTCGTTCATTACTGTATTTGTTAttctttgttttccctttctccGTTCCCCATCATTTCACAGTCGTACCTGGAACACTGCCCAGATAAACCACTTGCACCTAAATCCTTGATCTAGAGCCTTCTTCTGGGGGAATCCAAAATAAGACATATAGACCTCAGGCAAAGAGCTCCTAGGCAGGAGCCATGGTGGACAGAAGGCCACCGGCAGAATTCATATGCCCTCAAGGAGGCCCCCAGATATAACCATGATTGAATATCCAGTAAATCAACTATAATGTAATTATGATAGCATTTCCAGTAAATCTGGTAGGAAGTCACAGATTGACCTAAGTCAACTTGGCCATTCGGCAATGGTGATAGCCTTCTGGTGTCAGCAGTTAGAGGCAGGCAGGGTTACAGCTCCCTGcttccatcaccaccacctcctcaGCAGTGGTGTTTCACAATGACAGTGGGTGCCTTGGACTTTCGTTAACAGCCCCAAATTTCTGCCTTTTTGCTGTAGGCCCGAGTGGTTGGTGCCAAAATGGGCAAATTTATGAAACCTGGAAAGGTGGTGCTTGTCCTAGCTGGACGCTACTCTGGATGCAAAGCCGTCACTGTGAAGAGCAATGATGATGGCACCTCAGATCGCCCCTACAGCCATGCTCTGGTGGCTGGGATTGACCGCTATCCCCACAAAGTGACAGCTGCCATGGGCAAGAAGAAGATCGTCAAGAGGTCAAAGATCAAGTCTTTTATGAAAGTTTATAACTACAATCACCTAATGCCCACAAGGTACTCTGAGGATATCCCCTTAGACAAAACAGTCGTCAATAAGGATGTCTGCAGAGACCCTGCTGTTAAACGCAAGGCCCGACGAGAGGCCAAGGTCAAGTTTGAAGAGATATGAGACAGGCAAGAACAAGTGGTTCTTTCAGAAGCTGCGGTTTTAGGTGCTTTGTTTTGgtcattaaaaattcaaaagaaaagaaagtgtcgTATTTCCTGTTCTTAGACTTTGTGGAGGATTCCCACTCTCTGTCCTCAGGCCCCCACACAATACCTTGCATGAAAATTTTACTCTTAAGTTAgatacaggctgggcgtggtggttcacacctgtaatcttagcactttggaaggctgaggcaggtggatcacttgagctcagcagttagagaccagcctaggcaatatggcaaaaccctgtctctactaaaaatacaaaaattagccgggcacagtagcacgaacctatagtcccagctactagggaggctggggtgggaggatcactggagcctgggaggcagaagttgagtgggccatgattgtgccactgcactccagcctgggtgagagagtaagaccctgtttcaaaacaaaaacaaaaagatgcaaTGAGACAGCAGGACCAGCTAACCCTGCAGTCCGTCTGGTGATGTGGAGGGTTTTTAGGCCTCGTTCTCTGCTCTGGTGCATTTATACTGCTGGGCCTGATGGATTTGTATATCCTGTAGGTGTAAGAGTGAGGCCTCTTTGATATTTCTAGCTAACCACATGTACCCACTCACTGCACCTTTGAAAGATGATTTTTAACATTCCATGTGCTGCTCAACAAACCTTCTGGGATagattttgaaaacatttgaagTGCTTATGTAGCCACCTTTGGAACTTAGGTTCCTGTTTAGGATACTTCAAATGTTAATTGTTCCTGGGGTGGAGATTaagtttaaacacacacacacacacacacacacacacacacccccctctgTTTACATGATGTATGTAAATGACCAAACACATACACAATAATAGCTCCATGCActgaatatttacattataataGACACTTATCCTTAACCCTCCAGCTCTCCAGTGAGGTGGGTTCCCGGCATGGtgccattttactgatgaggaaacggGGATGGAGGGATGTTATCCTACAGTTTGTAAGCTGCAAAGCAGGGGTTCAGACTCAGACAGTCTGGCTTCAGAGAGCCAGAACGGGGCACGGAGGCTCATACCTCCAAACCCACCACTCttggaggacaaggcaggaggatcactcaagctcagaagttcaagactggcctgggcaacatagtgagactccatttctacaaaatggaggtcaaggctgtagtgagctgtcgTCACACCAGTGCACACCAGCCTCGGAAACAGAacaagatctgtctcaaaaatgtttttttttttttttttttggccaggcgtggtggctcacgcctgtaatcccagcactttgggaggccgaggcgggcgggtcacgaggtcaggacatcgagaccatcctggctaacatggtgaagccccatctctactaaaaatacaaaaaaaaaaaaaaaaaaaaaaaaattagccgggcatggtggcaggtgcctgtaatcccagctacttgggaggttgaggcaggagaatggcgtgaacccgggaggcggagcttgcagtaagccaagatcgcgccactgcactccagccagggcgacagagggagaccctgtccaaaaaaaaagtttttaaattaaaaaatagatttggccgggcgcggtggctcaagcctgtaatcccagcactttgggaggccgagacgggcggatcacgaggttaggagatcgagaccatcctggctaacacggtgaaaccccgtctctactaaaaaatacaaaaaactagccgggcgtggtggcggcgcctgtagtcccagctactcgggaggctgaggcaggagaatggcgggaacccgggaggcggagcttgcagtgagctgagatccggccaccgcactccagcctgggcagcagagcaagactccgtctcaaaaaaaaaaaaaaaaatagaaagatttggccaggtgtgatggcctatgcctgtaatcccagctctttgggaggccaaggcaggtggatcacttgaggtcagaagttcaagacgagcctggtcaacaaggcaaatccccgtctctactaaaaatacacaccaaAACATTAGCccggtgaggtggcgggcgcctgtaatcccagctactcgagaggctgaggtgggagaattgcttgaacctgggaggcggaggttgcagtgagccgagattgcgccactgcactccagcctgggcgacagagtgagactccatctcaaaaagaaaaaaaaaaaaaaaaagatatacaatgcTACTATCTACCATCACTCCAGAACATTCCCTTGTGCCCCTTCC
Coding sequences:
- the LOC126956707 gene encoding 60S ribosomal protein L27-like, whose translation is MGKFMKPGKVVLVLAGRYSGCKAVTVKSNDDGTSDRPYSHALVAGIDRYPHKVTAAMGKKKIVKRSKIKSFMKVYNYNHLMPTRYSEDIPLDKTVVNKDVCRDPAVKRKARREAKVKFEEI